A window of Formosa sp. Hel1_31_208 contains these coding sequences:
- a CDS encoding cupin domain-containing protein — MEIKLLFTKFYERLNHLTAKNRAAKFVTFSLFTLLIVSCHNKSSSPDPLQAGWNDEAVCEVVNDNDELRVLKCTFAPGIGHERHYHKPHIGYAISGSTFRIKDTTGVRTVKVPSGYSFENEGIDWHEVLNIGDSTAVFLIMEYK; from the coding sequence ATGGAAATTAAATTATTATTTACTAAATTCTACGAACGATTAAATCACTTAACTGCAAAAAATAGAGCAGCAAAATTTGTAACATTTAGTTTGTTTACTCTACTTATAGTTAGTTGTCATAACAAAAGTTCCTCACCCGATCCTTTGCAAGCTGGCTGGAATGATGAAGCCGTTTGTGAAGTTGTTAATGACAATGATGAATTGAGAGTTTTAAAATGTACGTTTGCTCCTGGAATTGGTCACGAAAGACATTATCACAAACCACATATTGGATATGCCATCTCTGGTAGTACATTTAGAATAAAAGACACAACAGGTGTGAGAACCGTTAAGGTGCCATCAGGATATAGTTTTGAAAACGAAGGCATAGATTGGCATGAAGTTCTGAATATAGGCGATAGTACCGCAGTTTTTTTAATTATGGAATACAAATAA
- a CDS encoding M28 family peptidase has translation MTLKKTTLTLIVLLVTFSFFAQSEKAKVIETTSKSAIEGHIYFLADDLLKGRETGTPENKIAASYLANTLRSYGVKPNPETGNYYQEVKLKRVSPPAEVKIEINGQNINNYAFVFPSQVNTSSDAIYLNYGMADDYIDKDLNGKVIIIKAGSAETKDTRAAFGLRNTKQKLAQEHGVTAIIELLNADENMWGFIDHNFNSSKLMIAENEDGTDNKNDDNQTTHIWVLDKNYEMANKLSTTKRIASKVVISDKKEEIVMSQNVIGVVEGTDPKLKDEFIIYSAHYDHVGIGTPDETGDTIYNGARDNAIGTTTVLSMAQNLAKYPTKRSALFILFTGEEKGLLGSEFYVENPVLPLNQMVYCFNSDNGGYNDTSLATIIGLPRTTAAQNIKDAAAAFGLTAIDDPAPEQGLFDRSDNVHFARKGIPAPTFSLGFTAFNGDVTKYYHRPGDEADNLDYDYLLKFFRAYVLSGRNIGNNPKTPVWTSGDKYEEASKTLYGN, from the coding sequence ATGACCTTAAAAAAAACAACCTTAACCCTAATAGTTTTACTTGTTACTTTTTCGTTTTTTGCGCAAAGCGAAAAAGCTAAAGTAATCGAAACCACGAGTAAATCAGCTATTGAAGGGCACATCTATTTTTTAGCCGACGATTTATTAAAAGGACGAGAAACAGGAACACCAGAAAACAAAATAGCAGCTTCTTATTTAGCCAACACCTTGCGAAGCTATGGCGTAAAACCAAATCCGGAAACAGGAAATTATTATCAAGAAGTCAAACTTAAACGCGTTTCTCCTCCTGCCGAAGTAAAGATTGAAATTAATGGGCAAAATATAAATAATTATGCTTTTGTATTTCCATCTCAAGTGAATACTTCATCTGACGCCATATATTTAAATTATGGTATGGCTGATGATTATATAGATAAAGACCTTAATGGGAAAGTCATTATTATAAAAGCAGGAAGTGCTGAAACGAAAGATACACGCGCTGCTTTTGGATTGCGAAATACCAAGCAAAAACTCGCTCAAGAACACGGTGTTACTGCTATCATAGAACTTCTAAATGCTGACGAGAATATGTGGGGGTTTATAGATCATAATTTTAATTCTTCTAAATTAATGATTGCTGAAAATGAGGATGGTACAGACAATAAAAACGATGATAATCAAACCACTCATATTTGGGTTCTAGATAAAAATTACGAAATGGCTAATAAGTTAAGTACGACTAAGCGCATTGCGTCCAAAGTAGTTATTAGCGATAAGAAAGAAGAAATTGTGATGTCACAAAACGTTATTGGTGTCGTTGAAGGCACAGACCCAAAACTCAAAGATGAGTTTATCATATACTCAGCACATTATGACCATGTAGGAATTGGCACTCCAGATGAGACAGGAGATACCATTTATAATGGTGCACGTGATAATGCAATAGGCACAACAACCGTTTTAAGTATGGCTCAAAACTTAGCTAAGTACCCTACCAAACGTTCTGCTTTATTTATTTTGTTTACCGGTGAAGAAAAAGGGCTTTTAGGCAGTGAATTCTATGTCGAAAATCCCGTACTACCTCTAAACCAAATGGTCTATTGTTTTAACAGTGATAATGGAGGTTACAACGATACATCTCTAGCTACGATTATTGGATTACCTCGAACTACAGCCGCTCAGAATATCAAAGATGCTGCAGCTGCTTTTGGTTTAACTGCTATTGATGACCCTGCTCCAGAACAAGGCCTTTTCGACCGAAGTGATAATGTCCATTTTGCGAGAAAAGGAATTCCCGCACCGACATTTTCTTTGGGCTTTACAGCATTTAATGGTGATGTTACAAAATACTATCACAGACCGGGTGATGAAGCCGATAATTTAGACTACGATTATTTACTAAAGTTTTTTAGGGCATATGTTCTATCTGGAAGAAATATCGGTAATAACCCAAAAACACCAGTATGGACTTCTGGCGATAAGTATGAAGAAGCATCCAAAACACTATATGGAAATTAA
- a CDS encoding DUF6090 family protein produces MIKIFRSIRKRLITENKFSKYILYAIGEIILVVIGILIALNINNNNEIRQQRAQELHYLKNIKTDLKLNISHLDNYIATRQKAINSANTIIEHYEGKPITDLEVFNVHTVNIYTWRKFFQINNTFQELINSGNLALISNDSIKSTLLNMETLYKVMKDEEAHFRYDAELLLYEPQYNLMDMNPIVQNYTYQVTNGTMGERRELSKLDFNRMLKDTKQKNGFVMASYEFSVMNQQFIEMKTMCLQLIELIDKEVVKD; encoded by the coding sequence ATGATTAAAATCTTTCGAAGTATTCGCAAGCGACTAATTACTGAAAATAAGTTCAGTAAATACATACTCTATGCCATTGGTGAAATTATTCTGGTGGTTATCGGCATTCTTATCGCACTCAATATTAACAACAATAATGAAATCCGTCAACAGCGAGCACAAGAGTTACATTACTTAAAAAATATTAAAACCGATTTAAAACTTAATATTTCTCATTTAGATAATTACATTGCTACCAGACAAAAGGCAATTAATTCAGCTAATACGATTATTGAACATTATGAAGGCAAACCAATCACAGATTTAGAAGTTTTTAATGTCCATACTGTAAATATCTATACTTGGCGTAAGTTCTTTCAAATAAATAATACCTTTCAAGAATTGATTAATTCGGGAAATCTAGCTTTAATCTCTAACGATTCCATAAAAAGCACACTATTAAATATGGAAACGCTTTATAAAGTTATGAAAGATGAAGAAGCACATTTCAGATATGATGCAGAACTCTTGCTATACGAACCACAATACAATTTGATGGATATGAATCCCATTGTACAAAACTACACCTATCAAGTTACAAATGGCACCATGGGTGAACGCAGAGAGCTCTCAAAATTAGACTTCAACAGAATGCTAAAAGATACTAAACAAAAAAACGGTTTTGTAATGGCGAGTTATGAATTTAGTGTAATGAATCAACAGTTTATTGAAATGAAAACGATGTGCCTACAACTCATTGAATTAATAGATAAAGAAGTAGTAAAAGATTAA
- a CDS encoding DUF4846 domain-containing protein codes for MKKVVLSLFMIITFVVLVFQIKPLKYALLEMSGNISKSSLIHKDSLTIASRVNIPKGYKRVTYPEGSFQEYLRHYKLKPFGSKIINYDDSEYFWQGGHIGVLEVPVPKNGLQQCADALIRIRSEYLWDHDRKDEIGFNFTSGHYCSWTKYAEGYRPKISGNKVTFSKTVNANHTKANFYKYLNLIYTYSGTLSLYHELIPIYDDKTLKIGDMLIKGGTPGHIVMISDEIINENGDKLYLLFQGNTPAQSVHLVKNLEDDTISPWYFLENDIKIPVSNYVFGRSKFVRFK; via the coding sequence ATGAAAAAAGTTGTACTGTCACTTTTTATGATCATCACGTTCGTGGTTTTAGTATTTCAGATAAAGCCCTTAAAATACGCACTTCTTGAGATGTCTGGGAATATTTCAAAATCAAGTCTTATTCACAAAGATAGTCTGACTATAGCCTCAAGAGTAAATATTCCAAAAGGATATAAACGAGTGACTTATCCAGAGGGAAGTTTTCAAGAGTATCTGCGTCATTATAAATTGAAACCTTTCGGAAGTAAAATTATAAACTACGACGATTCTGAATATTTTTGGCAAGGTGGTCATATAGGAGTTTTAGAAGTTCCCGTTCCTAAAAACGGATTACAACAATGTGCCGATGCTTTGATTAGAATTAGGAGTGAATACCTTTGGGATCATGACCGTAAGGATGAGATTGGTTTCAATTTCACCTCAGGGCATTATTGTTCTTGGACCAAATATGCGGAAGGCTATCGACCAAAAATTAGTGGTAATAAAGTGACGTTTTCTAAAACAGTTAATGCGAATCACACTAAAGCAAATTTCTATAAGTACCTAAACTTAATTTATACGTATTCTGGAACCTTGTCACTTTACCATGAATTGATACCAATCTACGATGATAAAACCTTGAAAATTGGCGATATGTTGATTAAAGGAGGAACTCCTGGACATATAGTTATGATAAGTGACGAGATAATAAATGAAAATGGAGATAAGTTATATTTACTGTTTCAAGGTAACACTCCTGCACAAAGCGTTCATTTGGTTAAAAACTTGGAAGATGATACCATTTCGCCCTGGTATTTTTTAGAAAATGACATCAAGATTCCAGTATCTAATTACGTTTTTGGACGATCAAAATTTGTAAGATTTAAATGA
- a CDS encoding Na(+)-translocating NADH-quinone reductase subunit F, giving the protein MSKALNEQELHNLAMNHVGKDLEQRGFEFVAINSKLKKHPQFVCIDKNSQYFFVIVKAVKLPQNPNNYDVIWMETFKKHAFDKEAKVLYAGVGLGNPDGEDLPIYLNEDYLIEYNGIQVIEMNLN; this is encoded by the coding sequence ATGAGCAAAGCACTTAATGAACAAGAATTGCACAACCTTGCAATGAATCATGTTGGGAAAGACTTAGAGCAACGCGGTTTTGAGTTTGTGGCCATAAATAGTAAGCTTAAAAAGCACCCACAATTTGTATGTATTGATAAAAATAGCCAGTATTTTTTTGTGATTGTCAAAGCTGTGAAGCTGCCTCAAAACCCAAATAATTATGATGTTATTTGGATGGAAACCTTTAAAAAACATGCTTTTGACAAAGAGGCGAAAGTACTCTATGCTGGTGTTGGTCTAGGGAATCCAGATGGTGAAGATTTACCCATATATTTAAATGAAGACTATTTGATTGAATACAATGGTATTCAAGTCATAGAAATGAACCTAAATTAA
- a CDS encoding FAD:protein FMN transferase — protein sequence MKQLSVLFMLFVLFTACKVEQTTNTQNVENIKVTGPVFGTSFSVIYNSETDYSKEFDSLFAVVNQSMSTYIPNSDISRLNRNEAVVMDNHFREVFSASKIIYEATQGAFDPTIGDVVNAWSFGADKNKFLTDSTTIDSLMRFVGFDKVVMNDNKVVKSPNTYIEFNAVAKGYAVDVIADFLDTENVQNYLVEIGGEIRAKGENMEKGSPWRVGLDEPRYDGNQSVYKAITIKDVGMATSGTYRKFKTDVNGNRYAHIINTKTGYPTKTNILSISVIAEDCMTADAYATAFQAMGIEAVSEFLKSHPELKVFMIFENDQMELETLTLNDFPGN from the coding sequence ATGAAACAACTTTCAGTATTATTCATGCTATTCGTTCTATTTACAGCCTGTAAAGTTGAGCAAACCACCAACACTCAGAATGTCGAAAATATTAAAGTTACAGGTCCTGTTTTTGGCACCTCGTTTTCGGTAATTTATAACTCGGAAACTGATTATAGTAAGGAATTTGATAGCCTTTTTGCGGTAGTGAATCAATCGATGTCTACCTATATTCCGAATTCTGATATTTCCAGATTGAATAGAAATGAAGCTGTTGTGATGGATAACCATTTTAGAGAGGTGTTTTCAGCATCAAAAATCATATATGAAGCTACCCAAGGTGCGTTTGATCCTACTATTGGTGATGTGGTTAATGCCTGGAGTTTTGGGGCCGATAAGAATAAGTTCTTAACCGATAGCACTACGATAGATAGTTTGATGCGTTTTGTTGGTTTTGATAAGGTTGTGATGAATGATAACAAAGTGGTAAAATCACCCAACACCTATATTGAGTTTAATGCTGTAGCCAAAGGTTATGCTGTAGATGTTATTGCAGATTTTTTAGACACTGAAAACGTTCAGAATTATTTGGTTGAAATAGGAGGAGAGATTAGAGCAAAAGGAGAAAATATGGAAAAAGGCTCACCCTGGAGGGTAGGTCTAGATGAGCCTCGATATGACGGCAACCAGTCAGTGTACAAAGCTATTACTATTAAAGATGTAGGTATGGCGACCTCTGGCACTTATCGAAAATTTAAAACAGATGTCAATGGGAATCGTTATGCGCACATCATAAATACCAAAACAGGCTATCCTACAAAAACCAATATTCTTAGTATTTCCGTAATTGCTGAAGATTGTATGACGGCTGATGCTTATGCAACGGCGTTTCAAGCCATGGGAATAGAAGCAGTTTCTGAGTTTTTAAAATCACATCCAGAGCTTAAAGTCTTTATGATTTTTGAAAATGATCAAATGGAACTAGAGACTTTAACCTTAAACGACTTTCCTGGGAACTAA
- a CDS encoding class I SAM-dependent methyltransferase, producing the protein MKKLFKILLNTIPRPLLIRLSYVARPILAFFLRGKTYTDPIDGKRFKTFLPYGYISQRNNVLSPSTLSLERHRLLWLYLKNETDFFSAEKKVLHFAPEQCFLKRFKELKNLDYTTTDLESPIADVKADICKLPFTDNSYDIILCNHVLEHIPDDTKAMQELFRILKPGGFGVFQIPQDLTREKTFEDNTITDQKERAKIFGQYDHVRVYGRDYFDKLRGIGFKVDEVNYTTKLSEEDIQKYCLAKGEIIPVVYKP; encoded by the coding sequence ATGAAAAAACTTTTCAAAATACTATTGAATACTATTCCTAGACCTTTGTTGATAAGGTTAAGTTATGTGGCACGTCCCATATTAGCATTTTTTTTGAGAGGCAAGACCTATACAGACCCAATTGACGGTAAGCGTTTTAAAACATTTTTACCTTACGGTTATATAAGCCAGAGAAATAATGTACTCTCGCCTTCCACGCTCAGTTTAGAACGTCACCGACTTTTATGGCTGTATCTCAAAAATGAAACGGACTTTTTTTCTGCGGAAAAAAAAGTGCTTCACTTTGCGCCTGAACAATGTTTTTTAAAACGTTTTAAAGAACTTAAAAATCTGGATTATACCACAACCGATTTAGAATCACCAATCGCCGATGTTAAAGCTGATATCTGTAAATTACCATTTACTGACAATAGCTACGACATCATTTTATGCAATCATGTTCTCGAACATATACCAGACGACACAAAAGCCATGCAAGAGCTCTTTCGTATTTTAAAGCCAGGCGGGTTTGGTGTGTTTCAAATTCCTCAAGATCTTACAAGAGAAAAAACTTTTGAAGACAATACGATTACAGATCAAAAAGAACGCGCCAAAATTTTCGGGCAATACGATCATGTTCGAGTTTATGGCCGTGATTATTTTGACAAACTTCGAGGTATCGGATTTAAAGTAGATGAAGTCAATTACACGACTAAACTTTCGGAAGAGGATATTCAAAAATACTGTTTAGCTAAAGGTGAGATTATTCCTGTGGTTTATAAGCCTTAG
- the map gene encoding type I methionyl aminopeptidase has translation MIIVKTREEIELMRQSALVVSKTLGMLAKEIKAGVTTMQLDKLAEAFIRAQGAVPGFLGLYDCPSTLLCSVNEAVVHGLPTDIPLKEGDIVSVDCGALMNGFYGDHAYTFEIGDIDPETKKLVDITKESLYVGIRELKIGNRVGDVGYAIQQHCEAQGYGVVRELVGHGIGRKMHEDPEMPNYGRRGRGKKFIEGMVVAIEPMINGGTHKVKQLKDGWTIVTQDGKPSVHFEHDVAIIDGKPEILSTFAYVHEALGIESNEEDEFRKEALIL, from the coding sequence ATGATCATAGTAAAAACAAGAGAAGAAATTGAATTAATGCGTCAAAGTGCTTTAGTCGTCTCTAAGACTTTAGGAATGCTAGCAAAAGAAATAAAAGCTGGCGTTACAACGATGCAACTTGATAAACTAGCTGAAGCTTTTATTAGAGCACAAGGTGCCGTTCCTGGATTTTTAGGATTATATGATTGTCCGTCAACCTTATTATGCAGTGTCAATGAAGCTGTTGTTCATGGTTTACCTACAGATATTCCGCTGAAAGAGGGTGATATTGTCTCTGTGGACTGTGGTGCGCTTATGAATGGATTCTATGGTGATCATGCGTATACCTTCGAGATTGGCGATATTGATCCCGAAACAAAAAAACTAGTCGATATTACTAAAGAATCTTTGTATGTAGGAATTCGTGAATTGAAGATAGGTAATCGTGTTGGCGATGTAGGGTATGCCATTCAACAGCATTGCGAAGCACAAGGCTATGGTGTAGTAAGAGAATTAGTAGGTCATGGTATTGGACGCAAAATGCATGAAGATCCAGAGATGCCAAATTATGGACGTCGCGGTCGCGGAAAGAAATTTATTGAAGGTATGGTAGTAGCCATTGAACCTATGATTAATGGTGGAACGCACAAAGTAAAGCAACTTAAAGACGGGTGGACTATTGTCACTCAGGACGGGAAACCAAGTGTTCATTTTGAACATGACGTAGCAATTATTGATGGAAAACCAGAAATCTTATCAACTTTTGCTTACGTTCATGAAGCCCTAGGCATCGAAAGCAATGAAGAAGACGAGTTTAGAAAAGAAGCATTAATACTCTAA